In Mucilaginibacter celer, one DNA window encodes the following:
- a CDS encoding ABC transporter permease has translation MLKNYFKIAIAVLKRRKFFTFISLFGISFTLTILMVLTAFIDKIINDNYPDKKRDRMLYINRIAQVGDGTMQSGTVSYYFLSHYTGMMKTPVKVGISSMFSGTNTYVNNKKISVSYKYTNADFWDVLDHDFTEGKPFNKQQVSNADRVAVISEDMKKQYFGDAPSVVGKYFEADNVNYRVIGVVKNVPITNYMMYSDIYLPYTVSKADYKDKSYSGAYMAFLLAATPGDVPKMQAEYENLIKRVPVERKDFKHVYSHANTFFRSYVDTGNEKQSGVVIVVTAISIFVFIFTLLPTLNLVNINITRIMERSSEIGVRKAFGASSKTLVYQFIVENLILTLLGGVIGVVLSVAALSVINNADLISNLELRINFSVLFIGMLVCLVFGFISGVYPAWRMSKLNVVTALKAQ, from the coding sequence ATGCTTAAAAACTATTTTAAAATAGCCATAGCGGTACTTAAACGCCGCAAGTTTTTTACGTTTATCAGTTTGTTCGGTATCAGCTTTACGCTTACCATACTGATGGTGTTAACCGCCTTTATCGATAAGATAATAAACGATAATTACCCCGATAAAAAGCGCGACAGGATGCTTTACATCAACCGTATTGCCCAGGTTGGCGATGGCACCATGCAATCGGGCACGGTATCGTATTATTTTTTGAGCCACTATACCGGAATGATGAAAACGCCGGTTAAGGTGGGCATTTCATCCATGTTTAGCGGTACCAATACTTATGTTAACAACAAAAAAATATCGGTAAGCTACAAATACACCAATGCCGATTTCTGGGATGTGCTTGATCATGATTTTACCGAAGGCAAGCCTTTCAATAAGCAACAAGTAAGCAATGCCGATAGGGTTGCGGTAATATCTGAGGATATGAAAAAGCAGTACTTTGGCGATGCGCCATCGGTAGTGGGTAAATACTTCGAGGCTGATAACGTAAACTACCGCGTAATTGGTGTGGTAAAAAACGTACCCATTACCAACTACATGATGTACAGCGATATCTATCTGCCGTACACTGTATCAAAAGCCGATTATAAGGATAAAAGTTACAGCGGTGCCTATATGGCTTTTTTGCTCGCAGCTACACCGGGCGATGTACCCAAAATGCAGGCCGAGTATGAAAACCTCATTAAAAGGGTACCGGTTGAGCGTAAGGATTTTAAGCATGTTTACAGCCATGCCAATACTTTTTTCAGGAGTTATGTGGATACCGGGAACGAAAAGCAATCGGGTGTAGTTATCGTTGTTACAGCCATCAGTATTTTTGTGTTCATATTTACGTTGCTGCCAACGCTCAACCTTGTCAATATCAACATTACCCGCATTATGGAGCGCTCGTCTGAAATTGGGGTGCGCAAAGCTTTCGGTGCATCATCAAAAACATTGGTTTACCAGTTTATTGTCGAAAACCTGATTCTTACGTTGTTGGGTGGTGTTATTGGCGTGGTGCTATCGGTGGCGGCCTTATCTGTTATTAACAATGCCGATCTGATATCTAACCTCGAGCTACGCATCAACTTTTCGGTACTGTTTATTGGCATGCTGGTTTGCCTTGTATTTGGTTTTATCTCGGGTGTTTACCCGGCCTGGCGCATGTCAAAACTAAATGTGGTAACGGCGCTCAAGGCACAATAA
- a CDS encoding ABC transporter permease: protein MFKHLFKLIWNKKKQNFLLMTEMLVSFLVLFAVFTLMMYYYDNYKKPMGLEYENVWVINYGNSYQTKNTDSLNLYYETLRKTIKSLPHVREISFVSGNTPFSQQINNGGMTYKGKHIDHINNYTAEDSYKDVLNLTLLEGRWFNKEDAVSKNRPVIIDNNLKEVTFGKESAVGKLLGGDDDKNKMRVVGVIQAVKKDGNYANPGPGEYFRTDTGSFRWLSKILVKVDPGSDAAFEGKLYKTMANYMKNSNVEIEHLTNKLRSTNYFALVPMIVLGIVSTFLVINVALGLFGVLWYNINKRKGEIGLRRAIGATGNSVSAQLVSESMILATLALIVGAFFAVQFPLLNVFDLRAEIYIEGMLLSILFVYLLVLICSLYPGKQAAAIYPAVALHEE, encoded by the coding sequence ATGTTTAAGCATTTATTTAAACTCATCTGGAATAAAAAGAAGCAGAATTTTTTGCTCATGACCGAGATGCTGGTATCCTTCCTGGTATTGTTCGCGGTATTTACGCTGATGATGTATTACTACGATAACTACAAAAAACCGATGGGCCTGGAGTACGAAAACGTATGGGTTATTAATTACGGCAACTCGTATCAAACCAAAAACACCGATTCGCTCAACCTGTATTACGAAACCCTGCGTAAAACCATCAAATCGTTACCGCATGTGCGCGAAATAAGCTTTGTAAGCGGCAATACCCCATTTTCTCAGCAAATTAATAACGGTGGGATGACCTATAAGGGTAAACACATTGATCACATCAACAATTACACAGCCGAAGATAGCTACAAGGATGTTTTGAACCTTACCTTGCTCGAGGGCCGCTGGTTTAACAAGGAGGATGCGGTGAGTAAAAACCGCCCGGTTATTATCGATAATAATTTAAAAGAAGTCACTTTCGGCAAAGAGTCGGCAGTGGGTAAGCTTTTAGGGGGCGATGACGATAAAAATAAAATGAGGGTAGTAGGGGTTATCCAGGCCGTGAAAAAAGATGGTAATTATGCTAATCCCGGTCCGGGAGAATATTTCCGCACAGATACCGGTTCATTCCGCTGGCTAAGCAAGATCCTGGTAAAAGTTGATCCCGGTTCTGATGCCGCGTTTGAAGGTAAGCTGTATAAAACCATGGCCAACTACATGAAAAACTCTAACGTGGAAATTGAGCATCTAACCAATAAATTAAGGAGCACTAATTACTTTGCCCTGGTGCCGATGATTGTGCTGGGCATTGTAAGCACCTTTTTGGTTATTAACGTAGCGCTTGGCTTGTTTGGGGTGTTGTGGTATAACATCAACAAACGCAAAGGCGAAATAGGTTTGCGCAGGGCGATAGGTGCTACCGGTAACTCGGTATCGGCACAACTGGTATCCGAATCTATGATTCTGGCTACGCTGGCGCTTATTGTTGGGGCGTTTTTCGCGGTACAGTTTCCGTTGCTGAATGTGTTTGATCTGCGTGCCGAAATTTATATCGAGGGGATGCTGCTGTCGATATTATTTGTTTACCTGCTGGTGCTCATCTGTTCATTATATCCCGGCAAACAAGCCGCGGCCATTTACCCCGCAGTTGCTTTACACGAAGAATAA
- a CDS encoding sigma-54-dependent transcriptional regulator has protein sequence MILVIDDDIAVRTSLILLLKSEGYDAVSTEEPSEALKIIKKKAPELIILDLNFSIDTSGSEGMDLLGKIKAINSSIPVILITGWGSIELAVKGMKLGANDFINKPWTNEHLIQSVKTLLDLQDKKTEHRTRKQLDKTYNFENIVGEDTRMLDILETIGRVASTDASVLIMGESGTGKELIAEAIHQNSLRRNKPFIKVNLGGISTSLFESEMFGHIRGAFTDARFDRIGRFEMANKGTIFLDEIGDLDAGSQVKLLRVLQDRTYEVLGSSRTKTVDTRVVCATNKNLNEMVSRSTFREDLLYRINLITVYLPALRERPKDIPLLVSFFINNLKQIYNRPNLSVAPSAMKWLQQLPLPGNIRQLKNLVERSILVSRRDELAVDDFRSQLELSPVKKGNMQLPGVGTLTLEEVEVEMIKRALDHHKNKISKAAAALGLTRSALYRRLEKYQIPYDEAED, from the coding sequence ATGATACTGGTTATTGATGATGATATTGCCGTACGCACCTCGCTTATCCTGCTGTTAAAAAGCGAGGGCTACGATGCCGTGAGTACCGAAGAGCCCTCCGAAGCGCTGAAAATTATTAAGAAAAAAGCCCCCGAACTGATCATCCTTGATCTTAATTTTTCGATAGATACTTCGGGCAGTGAGGGGATGGATCTGCTCGGGAAGATCAAGGCCATCAACAGCTCCATCCCGGTAATCCTTATTACCGGCTGGGGCAGCATTGAACTGGCTGTGAAAGGTATGAAGCTGGGTGCCAACGATTTTATCAATAAACCATGGACAAACGAGCACCTCATCCAATCGGTGAAAACCCTGCTCGATCTACAGGATAAAAAAACCGAGCACCGCACCCGAAAACAACTTGATAAAACCTACAACTTTGAAAACATAGTAGGCGAGGATACCCGGATGCTGGATATACTGGAAACCATTGGCCGCGTAGCCTCAACCGATGCATCGGTACTGATTATGGGAGAGAGCGGTACGGGTAAGGAACTCATCGCGGAGGCTATCCACCAAAACAGCCTCCGCAGAAATAAACCTTTTATTAAAGTAAATTTGGGCGGTATTTCAACCTCCTTGTTTGAAAGCGAGATGTTCGGTCACATCCGTGGCGCTTTTACCGATGCTCGCTTTGACAGGATAGGCCGCTTTGAAATGGCTAACAAAGGCACCATCTTTTTAGATGAAATAGGCGATCTGGATGCCGGGAGCCAGGTAAAGTTATTGCGGGTATTGCAGGATCGCACCTACGAAGTATTAGGCAGCAGCCGCACCAAAACTGTTGATACGCGTGTGGTTTGCGCCACCAATAAAAACCTGAACGAAATGGTGTCGCGCAGTACTTTCCGCGAAGATTTGTTGTATCGTATCAACCTCATCACCGTTTATCTGCCCGCCCTGCGCGAGCGGCCAAAGGATATCCCTTTGCTGGTTAGCTTTTTTATAAATAATTTAAAGCAGATCTATAACCGGCCAAACCTATCCGTTGCGCCATCGGCCATGAAGTGGTTGCAGCAGCTACCTTTGCCGGGTAATATCAGGCAGTTAAAAAACCTGGTGGAACGATCAATTTTAGTGAGCAGGAGGGACGAGCTGGCTGTGGATGATTTCAGGTCTCAGTTGGAACTATCGCCTGTGAAAAAAGGAAATATGCAGTTGCCGGGCGTAGGTACATTAACTTTAGAGGAGGTAGAGGTTGAAATGATAAAACGTGCCCTCGATCACCATAAAAACAAAATAAGCAAAGCGGCCGCGGCGCTGGGCCTCACGCGCAGCGCCTTATACCGGCGACTGGAAAAGTACCAGATACCTTACGATGAAGCTGAGGACTAA
- a CDS encoding sensor histidine kinase — protein MKLRTKYILFVLMLHLLTLVLAWFIFIDNKVYFIIAEAFVLISAAIAIQLYRQLVLPIKMLMQGIEAIKDKDFNVKFLTTGKLEVDVLINVYNQMMDELRTERTRQEQQHFFLEKLIHTSPTGIIILDFDDRIQQVNPKALQALGTDEKALVGELIGELNHPIFSHIKALKSGETTVVKLDGINSFKLQKSHFIDRGFSRNFIMMEDLTAEILAAEKKVYGKVIRMMAHEVNNTIGPVNSIMQSAMKTDQLWQGHDFDLIKDALQVAMDRNQNLNLFMRNFADLVKLPSANKQPVVLQKLIGSVVKLMAIRAGEKGVELLIDLPEAPITILADEQQLEQAFINITKNAIEAIEGKGSVSFAINLKERKLTITDTGKGISAGQQANLFTPFFSTKKDGQGIGLTLVREIMLNHGFEFSLKTVVEGQTEFVVWWG, from the coding sequence ATGAAGCTGAGGACTAAATACATTTTATTTGTGCTGATGCTGCACCTGCTTACCCTGGTGCTGGCATGGTTTATTTTTATCGATAACAAGGTATATTTTATCATAGCCGAGGCTTTTGTATTGATTTCGGCAGCCATAGCTATCCAGCTTTATCGTCAGCTGGTACTGCCCATAAAAATGCTGATGCAAGGCATCGAAGCTATAAAAGACAAAGATTTTAATGTTAAATTTTTAACAACTGGTAAGCTGGAGGTTGACGTACTGATTAATGTATATAACCAGATGATGGACGAATTACGAACCGAACGTACCCGGCAGGAACAGCAGCATTTCTTTTTAGAAAAACTGATCCATACCTCGCCAACCGGCATCATTATCCTTGATTTTGACGACCGCATACAACAGGTAAATCCAAAAGCCCTGCAAGCCCTCGGCACGGATGAAAAAGCTTTGGTGGGAGAGTTGATAGGTGAGTTGAATCATCCTATATTTTCGCACATCAAAGCGCTTAAATCCGGCGAGACCACTGTCGTTAAGCTTGATGGTATCAATTCTTTCAAACTTCAAAAATCGCATTTTATAGATAGGGGCTTTTCGCGCAATTTTATTATGATGGAGGATTTGACCGCCGAGATCCTGGCGGCCGAGAAAAAGGTTTACGGCAAAGTGATCAGGATGATGGCGCATGAAGTGAACAATACCATTGGCCCGGTAAACTCCATCATGCAATCGGCTATGAAAACAGATCAGCTTTGGCAGGGCCATGATTTCGACCTGATAAAGGATGCCTTGCAGGTAGCTATGGACCGCAACCAAAACCTCAACCTGTTTATGCGCAACTTTGCCGACCTGGTGAAATTGCCGTCGGCTAATAAACAGCCGGTTGTTTTGCAAAAGCTCATAGGCTCGGTTGTAAAACTTATGGCTATCCGCGCCGGGGAAAAAGGTGTCGAATTACTGATAGATTTGCCCGAAGCACCGATAACTATTTTGGCTGATGAACAGCAGTTGGAGCAGGCTTTTATCAACATCACTAAAAATGCTATCGAGGCTATTGAAGGCAAGGGCTCGGTATCATTTGCCATCAATCTGAAGGAAAGAAAACTAACCATTACGGATACAGGCAAGGGCATTAGCGCCGGGCAACAGGCAAATCTTTTTACACCTTTTTTCAGCACGAAAAAGGATGGGCAGGGGATAGGCCTCACCCTGGTACGCGAAATTATGCTGAACCATGGCTTTGAGTTTTCGTTGAAAACAGTTGTAGAGGGGCAAACGGAGTTTGTGGTTTGGTGGGGGTGA
- a CDS encoding RagB/SusD family nutrient uptake outer membrane protein has translation MKTSIHKYCAIFFAAITISSCTKVDVPVETELTPSNFPTTTQQFILASGAAYAQLRGSFAQSYWQMQTLSTDEAIMPARAGGWRDGGRYQQLHYHSWNADLPQVQDAWTWGFGTISTCNRIIATFATAPDNAAKATTIAELRATRAMMFFFMMDLYGNIPVVTTFGSADKPATMARKDVFNFIEKELNEVIPNLSTVVDQTTYGRPTQFTAYAILAKMYLNAEVYTGTNRYNDAVKMCDNIIQSGKFALEDDYLKMFYPDNGPKVKEFIFAIPYDHALAQGEQFSWYSLHPALQAKYGLLYRLSNPCSTIPSYYAQFNDPNDIRTSLWLIGKQYDFAGNPIIIKTTKKGLDASYSGPDPTAPVDFQLTFTPDLTLVDVPTFEVGGDELGKAKGIRNNKYYPDVTATDRNQSNDVPVFRYADVLLMKAEAILRGATPTNGETALSLVNQLRAKRKAATWSSVDLPNLLQERARELNWETWRRNDLIRFGKYEEAWGYKTDNDANKRLFPIPSAELILNPKLKQNTGY, from the coding sequence ATGAAAACTTCCATTCATAAATACTGCGCCATATTTTTTGCCGCAATAACCATATCATCATGTACCAAGGTTGATGTGCCGGTAGAGACCGAGTTAACGCCATCCAACTTCCCTACAACCACCCAACAGTTTATCCTTGCTTCGGGCGCTGCTTATGCACAGCTACGCGGCTCATTCGCCCAATCGTACTGGCAAATGCAAACCCTCAGCACCGACGAAGCCATTATGCCCGCCCGCGCCGGCGGCTGGCGCGACGGTGGCCGTTACCAGCAACTACACTATCACAGCTGGAATGCCGACCTGCCACAGGTTCAGGATGCCTGGACATGGGGTTTTGGTACTATTAGTACCTGTAACCGCATCATAGCCACATTTGCCACAGCGCCTGATAACGCAGCCAAAGCCACCACCATTGCCGAATTAAGGGCTACCCGTGCCATGATGTTCTTTTTCATGATGGATTTGTACGGCAATATCCCTGTGGTAACCACTTTCGGTTCGGCCGATAAACCGGCTACCATGGCCCGTAAAGATGTTTTTAACTTTATTGAGAAAGAGCTGAACGAGGTAATTCCTAACCTGAGCACCGTAGTTGACCAAACCACTTACGGCCGCCCAACGCAGTTTACCGCCTACGCCATTCTGGCCAAAATGTATTTGAACGCCGAGGTTTACACCGGTACCAACCGCTATAATGATGCCGTTAAAATGTGTGACAACATTATACAATCTGGCAAATTTGCTTTGGAGGATGATTACCTGAAAATGTTTTACCCGGATAACGGCCCCAAGGTTAAAGAGTTCATCTTCGCTATTCCTTATGATCATGCGCTGGCCCAGGGCGAACAGTTTAGCTGGTATTCGCTGCACCCGGCCTTGCAGGCTAAATATGGGTTGCTGTACCGTTTAAGTAACCCGTGCAGTACTATCCCATCATATTATGCACAGTTTAATGATCCTAATGACATCCGTACAAGCCTTTGGTTAATTGGCAAACAATATGATTTTGCAGGCAATCCTATTATCATTAAAACCACCAAAAAAGGCCTGGATGCTTCATACAGCGGCCCCGATCCTACCGCCCCGGTTGATTTCCAGTTAACTTTTACGCCTGATCTGACTTTGGTTGACGTTCCTACCTTCGAGGTTGGCGGCGATGAGCTGGGCAAAGCCAAAGGTATCCGCAATAACAAATACTACCCGGATGTTACCGCTACAGATCGTAACCAAAGCAATGATGTACCTGTTTTCCGTTATGCTGATGTATTGCTAATGAAGGCCGAGGCTATTTTACGTGGCGCTACCCCAACAAACGGCGAAACGGCTTTATCATTAGTTAATCAGCTAAGAGCTAAACGTAAAGCCGCCACCTGGAGCAGCGTCGATCTGCCAAACCTGTTACAGGAACGCGCGCGCGAACTAAACTGGGAAACCTGGAGAAGAAACGACCTGATCCGCTTTGGTAAATACGAAGAGGCCTGGGGTTACAAAACAGATAACGACGCTAACAAACGCCTGTTCCCAATCCCATCTGCCGAGTTGATCCTGAACCCGAAGCTTAAGCAAAATACCGGCTATTAA
- a CDS encoding TonB-dependent receptor: MKKYIFSLLSAIYLLCAVLPANAAKINQTSDPLCTVQVSGKSIKEVFSLIEKQTGLHFIHNATEAQLSKKISLNANNQPIDDVLKKIAKQSGLSFKREDQVIYVQTAARLLRVTGKVTDAQTGEALPGVSVKIKESADGTITDTNGNYHIEAAENAVLVFSFIGYQLQEASVSGSNLNIALRSDQAALKEVVVVGYGKQSRKLLTSSIVTVQNKDFNRGAFNNPAQLLQGKVAGLNITRSGDPNESPSISLRGPSTLRTGQAQEPFYVIDGVAGADFRLVTPDDIETIDVLKDASATAIYGTRAANGVIIITTKKGKSGQTSVAYNAYAGVEKIANSIKMMNATQLADYLSKNNLALDPSDQKGANTNWQKEVSRTAYSQNHNVSLAGGFNQTTYSASVNYFDDKGILKGSALNRFTTKMAVEQKAFNDRLKLGLSVNNSTSNSDIIPNQNIVLYNMLRYLPTVPVMQNGAYTENLQRIQYYNPAALLADAYQKTKSKLSLINATAELKLPLGFTYNISLSTQNEQVNGGSYYNSQYTLDQGVHGEAYRSAFENTRKVGETFLTYNKSTGKHDINVLAGYSLQEDVNGDGFQANNRNFPTDDIGYLNIGLGSPAGDFRTDWGPNLYQKLRLISYYSRAKYSYDNKYLLQLSLRRDGSSAFGANNKWGTFPSASLGWRITEESFMQNQHLFNELKLRGSYGITGNSLGFDPLISQIKYGSAGAFYYNGVFTNSIGPSQNANPDLKWEKTTMYNLGLDFSMFNGRLSGTIEAYDKKTNDLIYFYPVSTTQYFVGTLTANVGSISNKGYEVTINATPIVSGSFKWNTSVNIAHNKNKLVSLSNSSFKLDSIPQAEPGGQGETGYKVQILKTGYPVGQFLLYKYAGKDANGVSQFYSHNGGVTTTPTSKDYFYAGNAQPKLVFGFNNSFTYGNFDLNVFVRGSLGGKILNATLADLNRTSDVRSYNLPASSANESPKDVNAYLYSDRYIESGSYLRLDNATLGYTFPKFTPGIRNLRVYVAGNNLAVITGYKGIDPEISLGGLTPGIDNKNFYPRTRAFLFGLSAAF, from the coding sequence ATGAAAAAATATATATTCTCGCTTTTAAGCGCGATTTATTTACTGTGCGCTGTATTACCGGCCAACGCAGCCAAAATAAATCAAACTTCCGATCCGCTTTGTACCGTACAGGTATCAGGAAAATCAATAAAAGAAGTGTTTTCGTTAATCGAAAAACAAACCGGCTTACACTTTATACACAATGCAACCGAAGCACAGCTGAGCAAAAAGATCAGCCTGAACGCCAACAATCAACCTATCGACGATGTATTGAAAAAGATAGCCAAACAATCGGGCCTTTCTTTTAAACGTGAAGACCAGGTAATTTATGTACAAACCGCCGCCAGGTTGTTACGCGTTACCGGCAAAGTAACCGACGCGCAAACCGGCGAAGCCCTGCCCGGTGTTTCGGTAAAAATTAAAGAAAGCGCTGATGGTACCATTACCGATACAAACGGCAATTATCATATCGAAGCCGCCGAAAACGCCGTGCTTGTTTTCTCATTCATCGGCTACCAACTGCAGGAAGCCTCGGTTTCCGGCAGCAATCTTAACATCGCTTTACGTTCTGATCAAGCCGCTTTGAAAGAAGTTGTAGTTGTGGGTTACGGCAAACAATCGCGTAAGTTGTTGACCAGTTCTATTGTAACCGTTCAGAATAAAGATTTTAACCGCGGCGCGTTTAATAATCCTGCACAATTGCTGCAAGGTAAGGTAGCCGGGTTAAACATCACCCGCTCAGGCGATCCCAACGAAAGCCCTTCTATCAGCCTGCGTGGCCCATCAACCTTACGTACCGGCCAGGCACAAGAACCATTTTATGTAATTGACGGTGTGGCCGGTGCCGATTTCAGGCTGGTAACGCCCGATGATATCGAAACCATCGATGTATTGAAAGATGCTTCGGCGACTGCCATTTACGGTACCCGTGCGGCAAATGGCGTAATCATCATCACCACAAAAAAAGGTAAAAGCGGTCAAACTTCGGTTGCATACAATGCCTATGCAGGCGTTGAGAAAATAGCCAACAGCATTAAAATGATGAATGCAACCCAATTGGCCGACTACCTGAGCAAAAACAACCTCGCCCTTGATCCATCCGACCAGAAAGGCGCTAACACCAACTGGCAAAAAGAGGTTAGCCGCACCGCTTACTCGCAAAATCATAATGTATCCCTTGCAGGCGGTTTTAACCAAACCACCTACAGCGCATCGGTAAATTACTTTGATGATAAAGGTATTTTAAAAGGCAGCGCCCTTAACCGTTTCACCACCAAAATGGCGGTTGAGCAAAAGGCGTTTAATGATCGGTTGAAGCTGGGTTTATCGGTAAATAATTCAACCAGTAATTCGGATATCATCCCAAATCAAAACATTGTACTGTATAATATGCTGCGTTACCTGCCAACCGTGCCGGTAATGCAAAATGGCGCGTATACAGAAAACTTACAGCGCATTCAGTACTATAACCCGGCAGCTTTACTGGCCGATGCCTATCAGAAAACTAAAAGCAAACTGAGCTTAATAAACGCCACTGCCGAATTAAAACTACCTTTAGGCTTCACTTACAATATTAGCTTATCTACCCAAAACGAGCAGGTAAACGGCGGTTCATACTACAACAGCCAATACACTTTAGACCAGGGCGTGCATGGCGAAGCTTACCGCTCGGCATTTGAAAATACCCGTAAAGTTGGCGAAACCTTTTTAACCTACAACAAAAGCACCGGCAAACATGATATCAACGTACTGGCCGGTTACAGCTTGCAGGAAGATGTGAACGGCGATGGTTTCCAGGCCAATAACCGTAACTTCCCTACTGATGACATTGGTTACCTGAACATAGGTTTAGGTTCGCCTGCCGGTGATTTCAGGACTGATTGGGGACCAAACCTGTATCAAAAACTGCGTTTGATCTCTTATTACAGCCGCGCCAAATACAGTTACGATAACAAATACTTGTTGCAATTATCCTTAAGGCGTGATGGTTCGTCTGCTTTCGGAGCAAATAACAAATGGGGCACTTTCCCATCGGCATCATTGGGATGGAGGATCACCGAAGAATCTTTTATGCAAAACCAGCATTTGTTTAATGAGCTGAAACTGCGCGGCAGCTACGGTATCACCGGTAACTCACTGGGTTTCGATCCGTTGATCTCGCAGATCAAATACGGTTCGGCAGGTGCATTTTATTATAATGGGGTATTTACCAATTCTATTGGTCCGTCGCAAAATGCCAATCCCGATTTGAAATGGGAAAAAACCACGATGTACAATTTAGGCCTGGATTTTTCGATGTTTAACGGCAGGTTAAGCGGTACCATCGAGGCTTACGATAAAAAAACCAATGATCTGATCTACTTTTACCCGGTATCAACCACGCAATACTTTGTAGGTACTTTAACGGCTAACGTAGGTTCGATCTCCAACAAAGGCTACGAGGTTACCATCAATGCCACTCCTATTGTATCGGGCAGTTTTAAATGGAATACTTCGGTTAACATCGCCCACAACAAAAACAAACTGGTATCGCTGTCAAACAGTAGTTTTAAGCTCGATTCTATTCCGCAGGCAGAGCCGGGTGGCCAGGGTGAAACAGGTTATAAGGTACAGATCCTAAAAACGGGTTATCCTGTTGGCCAGTTCCTGTTGTATAAATATGCCGGTAAGGATGCCAACGGCGTATCGCAATTTTACAGCCATAACGGCGGTGTTACAACTACCCCAACATCTAAAGATTATTTCTACGCCGGTAACGCGCAGCCCAAATTAGTGTTCGGCTTCAATAACAGCTTTACCTACGGCAACTTTGATTTGAATGTTTTTGTACGAGGATCGCTTGGCGGAAAAATCCTTAACGCCACCCTGGCCGATCTGAACCGTACCAGCGATGTACGGAGTTACAATCTTCCTGCCTCATCGGCTAACGAATCGCCTAAAGATGTAAATGCTTACCTGTACTCTGATCGTTATATCGAAAGTGGCTCATACCTGCGCCTGGACAATGCTACCCTTGGTTATACCTTCCCTAAGTTCACTCCCGGCATCCGTAACCTGCGGGTGTATGTGGCGGGCAATAACCTGGCGGTAATAACCGGTTACAAAGGCATCGATCCCGAAATTTCATTAGGCGGGTTAACGCCGGGCATCGATAACAAGAATTTTTACCCGCGTACCAGGGCTTTCCTGTTCGGTTTAAGTGCAGCGTTTTAA
- a CDS encoding FecR family protein, whose protein sequence is MAYMDEHHYLLIIGYLEGKITEEETQYLLQKVQTDKEFSDAFEDIAEIWSARKAIPNNNLRANDALNRINKKIDELGAIPDQSAKRHSNTIILKLRPLLAIAASVLLLVCSFWFYNNRLNNNSAGSLAFTENRTTPGQKKKISLPDGTVVTLNASSNLRVTGNFGDEKREVYLEGEAFFDVKRNPEKPFIVHTGKVATQVLGTHFNVSAYANDANITVSLVQGKVQVDMNNDLSKRIILDPGKQMTYSKTDGQARVTDFTTEDITGWKENKLVFNYDSWTDAAKKLSRWYGIPVQLQDSTLLRCKLKGTFENIPLTKVLGQIKMVSDISWKMQGNTMIISGKCN, encoded by the coding sequence ATGGCATACATGGATGAACATCATTACCTATTGATTATAGGCTACCTGGAGGGAAAGATAACCGAAGAGGAAACGCAGTATTTATTGCAGAAAGTTCAGACGGATAAAGAATTTTCGGACGCGTTTGAAGATATTGCCGAGATCTGGTCGGCCAGGAAAGCTATTCCTAATAACAACCTTAGGGCTAATGATGCGCTGAACCGTATTAATAAAAAGATTGATGAGCTGGGGGCTATTCCGGATCAATCTGCTAAGCGCCATTCAAACACCATTATTTTAAAATTGAGACCTTTGCTGGCTATTGCTGCTTCGGTGCTATTGCTTGTCTGCTCGTTTTGGTTTTATAACAATCGCTTAAACAATAACTCTGCCGGTAGTTTGGCATTTACCGAAAACCGGACAACACCGGGGCAAAAGAAAAAGATCAGCCTGCCGGATGGTACCGTGGTTACCCTAAACGCCTCGAGTAACCTGCGCGTAACCGGCAATTTCGGCGATGAAAAACGAGAGGTTTATTTAGAAGGCGAGGCTTTTTTCGATGTAAAACGCAATCCCGAAAAACCATTTATTGTGCATACCGGCAAGGTGGCCACACAGGTATTGGGCACGCATTTCAACGTTTCGGCCTATGCCAATGATGCCAACATCACCGTATCGTTGGTACAGGGAAAGGTTCAGGTTGATATGAATAATGATCTATCCAAACGCATCATCCTCGACCCGGGCAAGCAAATGACCTATTCAAAAACCGATGGGCAGGCCCGCGTTACCGATTTTACAACCGAGGACATCACCGGCTGGAAGGAAAACAAACTGGTATTTAATTACGATAGCTGGACAGATGCCGCCAAAAAGCTAAGCCGCTGGTACGGCATCCCGGTGCAATTACAGGATAGCACCTTGCTGCGCTGCAAACTGAAAGGCACGTTCGAAAATATCCCGCTTACAAAAGTGCTGGGGCAAATCAAAATGGTATCCGATATCTCGTGGAAAATGCAGGGCAATACTATGATCATATCCGGAAAATGTAACTAA